One genomic segment of Mycolicibacterium psychrotolerans includes these proteins:
- the panB gene encoding 3-methyl-2-oxobutanoate hydroxymethyltransferase: MSEQTVYGAVAGAGAPRTRVRTHHLAKWKSEGHKWAMLTAYDYSTAAVFDEAEIPVLLVGDSAANVVYGYDTTVPVTIDELIPLVRGVVRGAPHALVVADLPFGSYEAGPAQALATATRFLKESGAHAVKLEGGERVAEQIATVTAAGIPVMAHIGFTPQSVNGLGGFKVQGRGDAAEQTIHDAIAVQEAGAFAVVMEMVPAELATQITGKLTIPTVGIGAGPNCDAQVLVWQDMAGMTNGRTAKFVKRFGAVGDELRRAAADYAQEVASGVFPAEEHSF, translated from the coding sequence ATGTCTGAACAGACTGTCTACGGTGCTGTCGCCGGCGCCGGTGCGCCGCGGACGCGGGTCCGCACCCATCACCTCGCCAAGTGGAAATCCGAAGGCCACAAGTGGGCGATGCTGACTGCGTACGACTACTCCACCGCCGCGGTGTTCGACGAGGCCGAGATCCCGGTCCTTCTGGTGGGTGATTCCGCCGCCAACGTCGTCTACGGCTACGACACCACGGTTCCGGTGACCATCGACGAGCTCATCCCGCTGGTTCGCGGCGTCGTGCGCGGCGCTCCGCACGCACTGGTGGTGGCCGACCTGCCGTTCGGCAGCTACGAAGCGGGCCCGGCGCAGGCGCTGGCCACCGCCACCCGATTCCTCAAGGAGTCCGGCGCGCACGCGGTCAAGCTCGAAGGCGGCGAGCGGGTGGCCGAACAGATCGCCACCGTCACCGCCGCGGGCATTCCCGTGATGGCCCACATCGGGTTCACCCCGCAGAGCGTCAACGGCCTCGGCGGATTCAAGGTGCAGGGCCGCGGCGACGCCGCCGAGCAGACGATCCACGACGCGATCGCCGTGCAGGAGGCCGGAGCGTTCGCCGTGGTGATGGAGATGGTGCCGGCTGAGCTGGCCACCCAGATCACCGGCAAGCTCACCATTCCCACCGTCGGGATCGGCGCCGGCCCCAACTGCGACGCGCAGGTCCTCGTGTGGCAGGACATGGCCGGGATGACCAACGGCAGGACGGCGAAGTTCGTCAAGCGTTTCGGCGCGGTCGGTGACGAACTACGGCGCGCCGCAGCCGATTACGCGCAGGAAGTGGCGAGCGGCGTCTTCCCCGCCGAGGAGCACTCCTTCTAG
- a CDS encoding WS/DGAT/MGAT family O-acyltransferase: protein MQRLSGLDASFLYLETAAQPLHVCSILELDTSTMPGGYTFDRLRDLMAERIRAMPEFRERIADNRFNLDHPVWVDDKDFDVDRHLHRIGLPSPGGRRELADICGHIASLTLDRTRPLWEMWVIENVGATDAHEGGRIAVMTKVHHAAVDGVTGANLMSKLCTTEPDAPAPEPVDGPGGGSDIEIAVSGAVRFAARPLKLVNMVPTTLTTVIDTVKRARTGMTMAPPFVAPKTAFNANVTGHRNVAFAQLDLEDIKTVKNHFGVKVNDVVMALVSGVLRTFLLNRGELPNNSLVAMVPVSVHEKSDRPGRNQVSGMFARLETNIEDPAERLKAIAEANAVAKQHSSAIAATLLQDWTQFAAPAVFGTAMRVYASSRLSGARPVHNLVVSNVPGPQGRLYMLGCEVEAMYPLGPIFHGSGLNMTVMSLSGNLDVGIVSCPELLPDLWDMADDFDVALAELLAATR, encoded by the coding sequence ATGCAACGGCTCAGCGGGCTCGACGCCAGTTTCCTGTACCTCGAGACCGCGGCCCAGCCGTTGCACGTGTGCTCGATCCTCGAACTCGACACGTCGACGATGCCGGGCGGATACACGTTCGACCGGCTGCGTGACCTGATGGCCGAACGGATCCGGGCGATGCCCGAATTCCGCGAGCGGATCGCCGACAACCGATTCAACCTCGACCATCCGGTGTGGGTGGACGACAAGGACTTTGACGTCGACCGGCACCTGCACCGGATCGGCCTGCCGTCCCCGGGCGGGCGCCGCGAACTCGCCGACATCTGCGGCCACATCGCCTCGCTGACGCTGGACCGGACCCGGCCGCTGTGGGAGATGTGGGTGATCGAGAACGTCGGGGCAACGGACGCGCACGAGGGCGGACGCATCGCGGTGATGACCAAGGTGCACCACGCCGCGGTGGACGGCGTGACGGGCGCCAACCTGATGTCCAAGCTGTGCACCACCGAACCCGACGCGCCCGCGCCCGAACCGGTCGACGGCCCGGGCGGCGGCAGCGACATCGAGATCGCCGTCAGCGGGGCCGTGCGCTTCGCCGCGCGGCCGCTCAAGCTCGTCAACATGGTGCCGACCACGTTGACCACCGTGATCGACACCGTCAAACGGGCACGCACCGGCATGACGATGGCGCCGCCGTTCGTCGCCCCCAAGACCGCCTTCAACGCCAACGTGACCGGACACCGCAACGTCGCGTTCGCGCAGCTGGATCTCGAGGACATCAAGACCGTCAAGAACCACTTCGGCGTCAAGGTCAACGACGTGGTGATGGCTCTGGTGTCCGGGGTGCTGCGGACGTTCCTGCTCAACCGGGGCGAACTGCCGAACAACTCCCTGGTGGCGATGGTGCCGGTGTCGGTGCACGAGAAGTCCGACCGGCCCGGCCGCAACCAGGTGTCGGGCATGTTCGCCCGGTTGGAGACCAACATCGAAGACCCCGCGGAACGGCTGAAGGCCATCGCGGAAGCCAATGCCGTTGCCAAGCAACACAGTTCGGCGATCGCGGCGACCCTGCTGCAGGACTGGACCCAGTTCGCCGCGCCCGCGGTGTTCGGCACGGCGATGCGGGTGTACGCGAGCAGTCGACTGTCCGGCGCCCGGCCGGTGCACAACCTCGTGGTGTCCAACGTTCCGGGCCCCCAGGGGCGGCTTTACATGCTTGGCTGCGAGGTCGAGGCGATGTATCCGCTCGGGCCGATCTTCCACGGCTCGGGACTGAACATGACCGTGATGTCGCTGTCGGGCAACCTCGACGTCGGGATCGTGTCGTGCCCGGAACTGCTGCCCGACCTGTGGGACATGGCCGACGACTTCGACGTCGCGCTGGCCGAACTGCTCGCGGCGACCCGGTAG
- a CDS encoding alpha/beta hydrolase codes for MKYTTGIARSGLVLTAVILLVAGCSKVVDGRAMISVPRPGSPIQWTSCHPAGPSDRSRIPIGAECGLLSVPVNWDNADSADGAVAQIAMVRFKATGDKIGSLIVNPGGPGESGVNAAASMIATLPEELRQRFDLVGFDPRGVANSSPAVWCNSDADNDRLRADNVVAYTPEGVAHIEKLTKEFVQRCVDKMGKDFLANVGTTSVVRDLDAIRQAIGDEKLTYLGYSYGTRIGAGYAEAYPERVRAMILDGAVDPNADPIEADIRQAAAFQKAFDDYAADCAKDSNCPLGTDPAKAVEVYQSLVWPLVDKPAQTADPRGLSYSDAVVGTILPLYSPNLWRHLTQALTEIEQGRGDTMLSLADLYMGRDAQGHYNNSTDVRVAVNCVDKPAITDRATLVEQDRRLREVAPFMSYGDFTGFAPLGTCAMWPVPPTSERHEIKATGLPPILVVSTTNDPATPYQAGVDLAKQLGGTLLTFDGTQHTVALQGDACVDDIATRYLVDVTVPPPDTRC; via the coding sequence ATGAAGTACACGACCGGGATCGCGAGATCCGGCCTCGTCCTCACCGCGGTGATCCTGCTCGTCGCCGGGTGCAGCAAGGTGGTGGACGGCCGCGCCATGATCTCGGTGCCGCGACCCGGCTCGCCGATCCAGTGGACGTCCTGCCACCCCGCCGGCCCGTCGGACCGCTCACGGATCCCGATCGGCGCCGAATGCGGTCTGCTCTCCGTGCCCGTGAACTGGGACAACGCCGACAGCGCCGACGGCGCCGTGGCCCAGATCGCGATGGTGAGGTTCAAGGCCACCGGCGACAAGATCGGATCCCTGATCGTCAACCCGGGCGGCCCCGGGGAATCCGGGGTCAACGCCGCTGCGTCGATGATCGCGACGCTGCCCGAGGAGCTGCGGCAGCGGTTCGACCTTGTCGGCTTCGACCCGCGCGGCGTGGCGAACTCCTCACCGGCGGTGTGGTGCAACAGTGACGCCGACAACGACAGGTTGCGCGCCGACAACGTCGTCGCCTACACGCCCGAAGGTGTCGCGCACATCGAGAAGCTCACCAAGGAATTCGTGCAACGCTGCGTCGACAAGATGGGCAAGGACTTCCTCGCCAACGTCGGAACCACAAGCGTGGTAAGGGATCTCGACGCCATCCGGCAGGCCATCGGTGACGAGAAGCTGACCTACCTCGGTTACTCCTACGGCACCCGCATCGGCGCAGGCTATGCCGAGGCCTACCCGGAGCGCGTCCGCGCGATGATCCTCGACGGCGCCGTCGACCCGAACGCCGACCCGATCGAGGCCGACATCCGGCAGGCCGCGGCGTTCCAGAAGGCCTTCGACGACTATGCCGCCGACTGCGCCAAGGACTCCAACTGCCCGCTGGGCACCGACCCGGCCAAGGCGGTGGAGGTGTACCAGTCGCTGGTGTGGCCGCTGGTGGACAAGCCGGCGCAGACCGCCGACCCCCGTGGCCTGAGCTACTCCGACGCCGTGGTGGGCACCATCCTGCCGCTCTACTCGCCGAACCTGTGGCGCCACCTGACGCAGGCGCTCACCGAGATCGAGCAGGGCCGCGGCGACACCATGCTGTCGCTGGCCGACCTGTACATGGGCCGCGACGCCCAGGGGCATTACAACAACTCCACCGATGTGCGCGTCGCGGTCAACTGTGTGGACAAGCCGGCGATCACCGACCGGGCCACGCTGGTCGAGCAGGACCGCCGGCTGCGGGAGGTGGCGCCGTTCATGAGCTACGGCGACTTCACCGGCTTTGCGCCGCTGGGCACCTGCGCGATGTGGCCGGTGCCGCCCACCAGCGAACGGCACGAGATCAAGGCGACCGGGCTGCCGCCGATCCTGGTGGTTTCCACCACCAACGATCCCGCCACGCCGTATCAGGCCGGCGTGGATCTGGCCAAGCAACTCGGCGGCACCCTGCTCACCTTCGACGGCACCCAGCACACCGTTGCGCTGCAGGGCGATGCCTGCGTCGACGACATCGCGACGCGCTACCTCGTCGACGTGACGGTGCCGCCGCCGGACACACGATGCTGA
- a CDS encoding alpha/beta hydrolase yields MVAMWRVGRAIAAVCVLTAALCPPAQAAPNTAWGSCAAVVKDASRIPAAQCTTVSVPVDYAKPDGAQAQLAVIKVPASGRRLGVLIVNPGGPGASAVDTVADMGGALAGSPILQQFDLVGIDPRGVGHSTPQLRCRSDAQFDAYRAQPMTDYSPAGVAQIEGVLSDFAGACLTNMGPDFLKEIGTASAVQDMDAVRAALGEAQINFLGFSYGTQLGAAYADRYPDRVRAMVLDGAVDPSLDPITESVNQMAGFQQAFDKYAADCAQDAECPLGTDPTQFVTRYHQLIDPLAARPAATSDPRGLSYQDAFTGTVSGLYSPRYWPFVTSGLLGLARGTDPIDLLLLADDYQQRDRNGHYSNRQDSFTAIRCVDSAYPTDPAAWADADRRIRAAAPFSAYGTFTGYAPRDICALWPVPPTPVVGAATSPGPGKVVVVSTTGDPATPYQAGVDLARQMNASLITFEGSQHTVVFNGDQCVDTSVVNFLIDSVPPPAGLRC; encoded by the coding sequence ATGGTCGCCATGTGGCGGGTGGGACGGGCGATTGCGGCTGTGTGCGTGCTGACGGCTGCGCTCTGCCCGCCCGCGCAGGCGGCGCCGAACACGGCGTGGGGCTCGTGCGCGGCGGTCGTCAAGGATGCGTCGCGCATTCCCGCCGCGCAGTGCACCACCGTGTCGGTTCCCGTCGACTACGCGAAACCCGATGGGGCGCAAGCACAATTGGCGGTGATCAAGGTGCCGGCCAGCGGCAGGCGGCTCGGCGTGCTGATCGTCAACCCGGGCGGACCGGGCGCGTCGGCCGTCGACACCGTCGCCGACATGGGTGGCGCCCTCGCCGGCTCGCCGATCCTGCAGCAGTTCGACCTGGTCGGTATCGACCCGCGCGGCGTCGGGCACTCCACCCCGCAATTGCGGTGCCGCAGCGACGCGCAGTTCGACGCGTACCGCGCGCAGCCGATGACCGACTACAGCCCCGCCGGTGTCGCTCAGATCGAAGGCGTGCTCAGCGATTTCGCGGGCGCGTGCCTGACGAACATGGGCCCGGACTTCCTGAAGGAAATCGGCACCGCCTCGGCGGTGCAGGACATGGACGCCGTGCGCGCCGCACTCGGCGAGGCCCAGATCAACTTCCTCGGCTTCTCCTACGGCACCCAGCTCGGCGCCGCCTACGCCGACCGCTATCCCGACCGGGTGCGTGCGATGGTCCTCGACGGCGCCGTCGACCCGAGCCTGGACCCCATCACCGAGAGCGTCAACCAGATGGCCGGCTTCCAGCAGGCTTTCGACAAGTACGCCGCGGACTGCGCCCAGGACGCCGAGTGCCCGCTGGGCACCGACCCCACCCAGTTCGTGACCCGCTACCACCAGCTCATCGACCCGCTCGCCGCGCGCCCCGCCGCCACGTCCGACCCGCGCGGGCTCAGCTACCAGGACGCGTTCACCGGCACCGTCTCCGGACTGTACTCGCCGCGCTACTGGCCGTTTGTCACCAGCGGCCTGCTCGGGCTGGCGCGCGGCACCGACCCGATCGACCTGCTGCTGCTCGCCGACGACTATCAGCAGCGGGACCGCAACGGCCACTACAGCAACCGGCAGGACTCGTTCACCGCGATCCGCTGCGTCGACTCGGCCTATCCCACCGACCCGGCCGCGTGGGCCGACGCCGACCGGCGCATCCGGGCTGCGGCCCCGTTCTCCGCCTACGGGACCTTCACCGGGTACGCGCCGCGCGATATCTGTGCGCTGTGGCCGGTGCCGCCGACGCCGGTCGTCGGTGCGGCCACCTCGCCCGGTCCCGGCAAGGTCGTCGTCGTGTCCACCACGGGCGACCCCGCGACGCCCTACCAGGCGGGCGTCGACCTGGCCCGCCAGATGAACGCATCGCTGATCACCTTCGAGGGCAGCCAGCACACCGTCGTGTTCAACGGCGACCAGTGCGTCGACACCTCCGTCGTCAATTTCCTGATCGACTCGGTCCCGCCGCCCGCCGGTTTACGGTGCTAG